Proteins co-encoded in one Gossypium arboreum isolate Shixiya-1 chromosome 11, ASM2569848v2, whole genome shotgun sequence genomic window:
- the LOC108470531 gene encoding uncharacterized protein LOC108470531 has protein sequence MKRRMSTSVSTKTEPKRQRLFTHCFLPMILLLSAAFFIGSAFIITDYKEKILGWGSVMVLQYSRSKMCETQCRAYGSEALPRGIISETSDLEMRPLWGAQNKKKPKLSMNLLAIAVGIKQKENVNKMVKKFPESDFVVMLFHYDGIVDQWKDLEWNDRAIHVSAVNQTKWWFAKRFLHPDIVSEYAYIFLWDEDLGVDHFNAKRYLSIIKNEGLEISQPALDPEKSELHHPITARDKNSTVHRRTYKVIGRTKCNENSTGPPCTGFVEMMAPVFSRASWRCSWHMIQSDLVLGWGLDFQLGYCAQGDRTQKIGIVDSEYLIHDALPTLGGSAENKVSSPSSESGGRSEVKKQSYIELEIFKNRWKRAVNQDNCWSDPYEQSTKKQK, from the exons atgaagaggAGGATGTCAACTTCT GTATCTACAAAGACAGAACCTAAAAGGCAGAGATTATTTACTCACTGCTTCCTCCCCATGATTCTTTTGCTATCTGCTGCCTTCTTCATTGGAAGTGCATTTATAATCACAGACTATAAAGAG AAAATTCTAGGATGGGGGTCAGTTATGGTTTTGCAGTACTCAAGATCTAAGATGTGTGAG ACTCAGTGCAGGGCTTATGGAAGTGAAGCATTACCTAGAGGAATCATTTCTGAAACATCTGACTTGGAAATGCGGCCATTATGGGGTGCGCAGAATAAGAAG AAGCCAAAGTTGTCAATGAACTTGTTAGCCATTGCAGTCGGaataaagcaaaaagaaaatgtcAACAAGATGGTCAAGAAG TTTCCAGAGAGTGATTTCGTTGTGATGCTTTTCCATTACGATGGCATTGTGGATCAGTGGAAGGACTTAGAGTGGAATGACCGTGCTATACACGTGTCTGCTGTCAATCAAACCAAGTG GTGGTTTGCAAAGCGCTTCTTACATCCAGATATTGTTTCGGAGTATGCCTACATCTTCCTCTGGGATGAAGACCTTGGAGTTGACCACTTTAATGCTAAAAG ATATCTTTCAATAATTAAAAATGAAGGGCTTGAAATATCTCAGCCAGCACTTGATCCCGAGAAGTCAGAGCTGCATCATCCAATTACAGCAAGGGACAAAAATTCTACAGTACACAG GAGGACGTACAAGGTGATTGGTAGGACAAAGTGTAACGAAAACAGCACTGGTCCTCCTTGCACAGG ATTTGTAGAAATGATGGCGCCTGTTTTCTCCAGAGCATCTTGGCGCTGTTCATGGCATATGATTCAG AGTGATCTGGTTTTAGGATGGGGATTGGACTTTCAGCTTGGTTACTGTGCACAG GGTGATCGGACCCAAAAAATTGGAATTGTCGATTCTGAGTACCTTATTCATGATGCGCTTCCCACGCTTGGAGGCTCAGCAGAAAACAAG GTATCATCACCTTCCAGTGAGTCTGGTGGAAGATCTGAG GTTAAAAAGCAATCCTACATTGAATTAGAGATCTTCAAAAACAGATGGAAGAGAGCCGTAAACCAAGATAATTGCTGGTCTGATCCGTATGAACAGTCGACAAAAAAACAGAAGTAA
- the LOC108470530 gene encoding uncharacterized protein LOC108470530 has product MAIQGKPPTLFSHQFQSSLCSPTSSLSLVNGGSFKSKAQRKPLTLRLSRSTSDANDPQDDYLIDAPVSAGDGFSFSGGKYSDGPNPSDEWFKQGKFVKAYPVGGTGEKAKDPIFGLTMGTGSQASGDVFRWFSVESGNADNPTVILIHGFPSQAYSYRKVLPVLSKNYHAIAFDWLGFGFSDKPQPRYGFDYTLSEYVSALESFVNEVATNKVSLVVQGYFSPVVVKYASKHQEKLNDLILLNPPLTAKHANLPSTLSIFSNFLLGEIFSQDPLRASDKALTSCGPYAMKEDDAMVYRRPYLTSGSSGFALNAISRAMKKELKAYVEDTKAILMDKNWKVRTTVCWGRRDRWLNYDEVEDFCKNSNHKLIELPMAGHHVQEDSGEELGGIISGLISRRIVT; this is encoded by the exons ATGGCAATCCAAGGCAAGCCTCCTACTCTCTTCTCTCATCAGTTTCAAAGTTCTCTTTGTTCTCCCACTTCTTCTCTGTCACTTGTCAATGGTGGGTCTTTCAAGTCCAAGGCTCAACGAAAACCTCTCACTCTCAGACTTAGCCGCAGCACATCAGACGCCAATGACCCACAAGAT GATTATCTGATTGATGCTCCTGTTTCAGCTGGTGATGGCTTTTCGTTTAGCGGAG GAAAATATTCAGATGGACCTAACCCATCTGATGAATGGTTTAAGCAAGGGAAATTT GTTAAAGCTTATCCAGTGGGTGGCACTGGTGAGAAAGCTAAAGATCCAATTTTTGGACTAACCATGGGAACTGGCTCTCAAGCTTCAGGTGATGTTTTCAG atGGTTTAGCGTGGAAAGTGGAAATGCTGATAATCCTACAGTTATTTTGATTCATGGTTTCCCATCACAG GCATACTCTTACCGCAAAGTCCTTCCTGTTCTCTCCAAGAATTATCATGCTATAGCTTTTGATTGGCTAG GATTCGGATTTTCAGATAAGCCTCAACCCAGATATGGATTTGATTACACACTGAGTG AATATGTCTCAGCATTGGAGTCCTTTGTTAATGAAGTTGCCACCAATAAAGTTTCACTTGTTGTCCAA GGCTACTTTTCACCAGTTGTTGTTAAATATGCCAGCAAGCATCAGGAAAAGCTTAATGATCTAATTCTCCTCAATCCTCCT CTAACAGCCAAACATGCCAACCTTCCTTCAACATTATCCATATTCAGCAACTTCTTGCTGGGTGAAATTTTTTCTCAG GATCCTTTGAGGGCCAGCGATAAGGCACTAACGAGCTGCGGTCCATATGCAATGAAAGAGGATGATGCAATGGTTTATAGAAGACCTTATCTTACGTCTGGTTCATCCGGGTTTGCACTGAATGCAATTAGTAGGGCCATGAAAAAAGAACTTAAG GCATATGTGGAAGATACGAAAGCAATTCTTATGGATAAAAATTGGAAAGTTCGAACTACAGTGTGTTGGGGCCGGAGAGACCGTTGGTTGAACTACGATGAAGTGGAAGATTTCTGCAAAAATTCAAACCATAAACTGATTGAGCTTCCAATG GCAGGACATCATGTGCAGGAAGATAGTGGGGAAGAACTTGGAGGTATCATTTCCGGACTTATCAGCCGAAGGATCGTAACATGA